aactacgcggttgtgatttttggtgttgtacggaatattttttccttcaattctGGGCTTTTGATCGGTGCACCGACCGCGGAGGTCAATTGTTCTtcaaaccgcttaatcactcgcgacaccgtgaaATTTGCGATTCCctacgttttagcgatggaacgatgcgagacaACCTTGTTCTCCTGATGAATGCGCAAggttttatcacgcacgagcggttctttcgactccatttccgcaaattttgatcatatgactttgaaacttgcaggatgtaaataatgcactatgaactaaatttaaccaaattttaattaaattctactcaacggttaaaaagaaagagcaatttcatagtgtggcaatttcatcgtggacaccctttacacTGTTTATCAATTCTGTGTactgtaaactgggggaactttgatcacttttttcattcatttttgaatattttggaagggtttgCTTTTTCGTACTACCTGAAAGTTGTAAAACACtaactgaggtgaggagtattaaacatgatctttgattgcagtaaattcaaacgacattggtgataataatttaatgtttgttacaaaaccagatttcgagtattggggtaacattgatcactatggtttttacgaacatcaacatcttcaaaattatcgttatggtgccatttagcacagaaggcataaacattattaacagtaatttttgtaaggactaaactgggggggggggggggtgggggtgatttagtaaattttaaaaaaatatggccaacattttttgagtgattgggaaaaataaaaactgtgacAGGAAAAATATTGGTGATAAAGATGAAGAGAATTCAGCAttatgtaaataatgttaacgacaattaaaaaaaatgttcaaagaaTTCTGTACATCTGTTTGTGGCTGGCTTAGTCTTAGGCAAAAAgcagacaaatgtttttttcactGGTATGAAGTTGAATTTACGTTTATTTATCAAGTTGGGGATATGGAAtgacaatttgtttattttaatcagattagaaatccataaccaatttaattttgaaaatcgtactttatttattttcagtcaaaaataaatctgtttgTATGATTTCAACTTACGCCAATAAGCATTTCGGGATTTGCgattaaaactacattttattaattttaactaTTACAATATTCGTGTAAAAAGCCATTGACATAAGTTGCAATTATattgaatcgaaaattttcTCTTTTGAGTTCCAATTTTAAACCGTGTGCTGCTTCATTGCCTCTCGAAACCCGTCAATGTATTcattcaataattttacatgtttttctctctaagttccattaaaatatcaatttaaaaacgtGAATCAAAAACCaatctaaaacaaataaacatttaaaacacaaataagcaAGAATCTAGACAAACAAAATATAGATTGCTAAtcattatattgatttttttaaagaggttTGCTGAATAGATTCGTCTCTTTATATCTTATCGAataattaaagcttttttttttcagtgagttttgaaaaacaagtcaGTGGCTTAGTAACAAGATTTAACAATTGAACAGTTTTATTAGCTCCACCAGTGAAGTTGACTACAAAGAGTGTAcagactttacaaaaataaccttgctcagttttgaaaaaaaaactaggcaatttttaaatgttttcaaatgcaTTGCACTTACGTATCGTTTTCCTTTTCCAGCACTTCGACTTTTCAAATGCTCGGAGTATGGAAACGAAAACTGTGGCGGAGGTACCCAGTGTCTAGTTTAAACGTTAAGCTTCGTGATATCATCAATAGTTGAGTAAGGTTTAGGATGAGCCTTTAAAACAGCACCTATATCTATTTCATAGACTAATGCAGTAGATGCGAACGtctccaaaattttagttaacaaAACGTCGTTGTTCGTTCAAGGATATGATCGCTTTTGAGGTTACTTTCCCACAGCTAAAAAGTGTTACTAAAAAGGTTAGAATTATGTCACGAATATTTCTAGCCGAAAAtagaacaattattgaaaattttcgtcTGTGgacacaataaatttttttttaagaaaaccatAAAATATGGTAAACATGTAAACGCTTACAACAACTCTGGATATCGGTTACTAAAAAACAATCTGCTGTCATGCTTAAGGAAATTCCTTAAAGAGTAAGGGGCAAGCTTTATCCTTTTCGCACGGCCGAAGCCAACACGAAGTTATGCATGCGCATACTCAATTCAAGTATATTTTAAGCAGCTATTGAATTCTTATGCACGCGTAAAAATGGTAATGtcaatgttaagatattttgacacatgaaaaagttatatttcatctatattaagttaaaaaaaatttgaccattttactgatggtttattttttccgcttggggggggggggggggggataatCTCGAACAAAGAGGAGTTTTTGAAGCTTTCGTTATGGaaaaaaactgctcacatagatagcttattgcaaacatagcaagaactctggcaaaaataaaacagggttgctagcgaattTTCGTTTTTATATTCCAAAGTTtctcccggttttttcccgattATGAATAATGATTTTCCTATTTACTTTACttgttttttaatatgaaactatgctggataaaaaaaattattgtaagttgccttaaatttttaacaattgcaTCCCGAAACATGTTAACTGGTTAGAAATACTGACAAAACCTTTGGCATCTTTAAACATGTAGTCTTTTTAtatcaaattgacaggttttcaagattttttaaaacgaatctAACGAAATTGGCATCTTggcaattttgattttatttgaaattttaatttgtatttattttaattttttttattttatcatttttttttttcgagtttgtatGATGGTCATAAcacatgagtaagaaaatggttttagaaatcaatttccttgtTTATTGCGCATTTTAggttttgttattatttcaagttaaatttaaatttcgaaacctAGACCCCCTCCCCCACCCCCCTAGGAGCAAGTTTACTGGGGGAAAAAGCGGTAGAAATTAGGTCACTTTTAGTTAATTTGCTAGAGGAAAGAATTCTTTGGGAACTCCAAGTTATTGGACAGAAATAGTACCAACGCACCCGATTTCGGTTATCCATCTTAGCCAAGAACCGTTTTGTCAACTCATTGGAAAACTCATCGGAACTGTCATTAAAACTTACTTAACTAGCCAGAGGCAATTATCAGATCCAGCTGAACTATAACTGTCAACCGAAAAGGTGTGTCTCTGGGCCGCTAGTCTACGAATTCACTAATTCGCCCGAGGGGATTTCCTATTGAGATCTGCCCCCAAAAACGGAACGGACTTTAGATCACGGCAGGTGAGacttataggaaaaaaaaacctttttttttcttatgctaAAACGGTCGAGAAGGTACCGTTTTCGAGTTGGATtgaaaacaacaacagcagcaatcATGTAGATTGGGCgcgggagtaaaaaaaaactgcgatcCCTGTTGCTGCGGTCGACATTTCCTGATGGGGTCGAGTTCAATGTCAAGAACCGTGTATACGCCTCAGCATCGTCGTCGTGTTGGGACGATGGATATAACTGGAGCTTGACGGTGGGCTAAAAGTGGACAACTCTTAAATGTATTCCATTAGATCGCTGCCAGCTTTGTAGAGAAATATCAAATTGAAACGCATTGAGCAAATTCAGGATCACCCaaatcaacttaaattttacactGCTGCTTTTTTGCCCAAAAGGCATAACCAATACCATATaggagaaaaaagtaaatttttgcagcggtctaatataTCAACCTACGGGTGGGACCCGCATGGCATTTGCGTTTGCGATCGTGAATGTTGCTTAAGGGATCCGGATTTGTTTTCCCCTCTTGTAGAACCTTAGAGAGTGTGGATCTGAAATGTGTGGACCCGCGGTTTATTGATAGAATTGGTTCTATAAATCTGCTGATCTTCTCACCCGAGAgaagcaataaataaatagatcgTTAGGAATGAAAGCTTGTAGTCATTTTTATGTTTGCTCATGGCACTAAAGATGGATTAGGCTTTGCAGACTTCCTAGTTTGTTAATGCTTTTTTATGTATGGACCGTGTCAATTGAGATGTTTCACTAACTGTTTTGGGGGCTTGTgatattgcccggtttcatGTCAGTTACCTCATGAGCCGATGTACTCAAATTCGAGTCCAACGGAGTGCCAGCCCAACCGAAACAGATTTCTATGAAAAGTTTTACCacctttttgtaatttatgagTATTGAATATGGAACTTTTAATGCTTTAAGGCACTTCTTCGAAAAAAGCCCTTATAGATTTTAACACgttctgaaaatgataaaaatcgaaGATAACACAAGCTACTCTGGAAGAACTGAAATGTTAAACATTGGAAGTGATACTAAATGCAAACACGATGATATTGTGGTGAAGATGTCTGAATGGTCATTATTAAAAACTCGGTAAAAATCCCTCGAATTAACTTTGTTCAACAATACACCCACAATTTTTCTCTAATCATGATCGTCATTCAGATTTACTATAACTATTACTAATTTCTTATTTCATATCGTGCTGTTCGGAGACATTTCACTTTCTTTGCATAAATTTGCATAATTTTCTGCTCTTTACGGGGCGTATGGATTTCGTAATAGCTCTTAATATCTCTAATTGTAAACAACAAACCGACTGTCAATGATATAAAAAGTGAGCCCTTCGACACTGTCAATCATCTAACAATGTATCTCAAGACCATTCTTCTTCTCTGTGCGACGGAGTTGCTTTGGGCAGCTCTAGCTGATTACGACACTCCCAGTGAAGAAGTTGGTaagttcatttttgttatagatTTTGGGAAAATCAACCCTCTTTAACGAATGAAATTTCTGAACAACAGGTAGAAGAGTAGCCAGATATGACCCGAAGGCCAAACGAGCGGGTTATCCCTTCGAGCTGGGATTCGGCTACTACTTCCAGGGAGATATCATGTTAGAGCCCCCCAGGAAAGGAAGAGTCTCGATTTCGGAAAGGTATCAATCCAGGATTTGGCCTCGAGGAAGGGTACCTTACCAAATCAAGGGAAACTTCTGTGAGTATTTGAGCCTAAAGTTGTTTGGAgtcattttgaattaaaaatctttcttaTCTTATCAACAAAAACAGCTCAAAGTGAACGGGAAACGATCATGGCTGCCATGGCGATGTACGCTGAAAAAACTTGCGTTCGTTTTGTGCGAAGGAGCATTTTCGATGCTCAGTACATCAAAATCGTCAACGATAATGCCGGATGCTATTCGTATGTGGGAAGAAGTACAAACAATCAGTACAATTTGATCAATCTTCAGACGCCGTCATGTTTGTACGCGGTGGGCACTCCGGTGCACGAAATGATGCACGCCATTGGTTTCTATCACGAATTCACTCGGCCAGATCGCGATGACTGGATCACCATCAACCGCAGTGCTCTTTTGCCCGAATATCAAAGTAATTTCGTGAAATTGTAAATTCGAAGCAGTTTCTGTAATCAAATTTTTCCGTTTTGCAGCTGATGAATTCTTTAATGCAAATTTCGGTAAATTGGACGCCAACGAGGTTGATCTCTACAACATTACTTACAATTATGGCAGTGTTATGCACTACTCCAAGTATGCAGGAGCTCAAAGTGCTGACTATCCGGTGATGGACAACAAGGTAAGAACTTCGATGGATTCATTGTAAGAtgatatttaatttcattttcttatAGCAACCCTGGGAAGGTGATTTTGGAAATGAAGAGGGATTTTCGCAGCCAGATATCGATCAAGTCAACATCAGATATAAATGCAGTCAGAGGAAGAAcgctaaaaaacaaaaatccaaaaagaagCTGAGCAAATCCAAAGcaacaatttaaaaagaagAACTAACATTTTATCTTACTTGGGCTACTTTGGCTATTGAACTGCGGGGTATGGTTTATgtattaaataaaatgaattaaaaacgtcaacacaaaacatttttccaatCCAATTTTATGCTAGAGATATAACACTTTTCGATATGGGACCGTGTAGTAAATGAATGAATGTGCATATGACatattccacgcgcttgtaccgctttaaattgatttttatccgttcgcgatTAAA
This sequence is a window from Uranotaenia lowii strain MFRU-FL chromosome 3, ASM2978415v1, whole genome shotgun sequence. Protein-coding genes within it:
- the LOC129756662 gene encoding astacin-like, translated to MYLKTILLLCATELLWAALADYDTPSEEVGRRVARYDPKAKRAGYPFELGFGYYFQGDIMLEPPRKGRVSISERYQSRIWPRGRVPYQIKGNFSQSERETIMAAMAMYAEKTCVRFVRRSIFDAQYIKIVNDNAGCYSYVGRSTNNQYNLINLQTPSCLYAVGTPVHEMMHAIGFYHEFTRPDRDDWITINRSALLPEYQTDEFFNANFGKLDANEVDLYNITYNYGSVMHYSKYAGAQSADYPVMDNKQPWEGDFGNEEGFSQPDIDQVNIRYKCSQRKNAKKQKSKKKLSKSKATI